In the Telopea speciosissima isolate NSW1024214 ecotype Mountain lineage chromosome 2, Tspe_v1, whole genome shotgun sequence genome, one interval contains:
- the LOC122651942 gene encoding peptidyl-prolyl cis-trans isomerase CYP95 isoform X1: MIKKKNPLVFLDVSIDGDPAERMIFEIFNDIVPKTAENFRALCTGEKGIGTATGRPLHYKGSIFHRIVKGFMAQGGDFSKRDGTGGESIYGGKFADESFKLTHDGPGLLSMANAGPNTNGSQFFITFNSAPYLDGKHVVFGKLLQGHDTLKKIENVGSEEGKPDASVKIVNCGEFRENKKKTNKSKSGKDTYSDSDSYETRRRGKDKKSSREKRKKRRRHHTSESDTSSDSETETSESDSDSDSYSSSSSSLSSSSDDRRRRRKRSSKKDKYRREKRKRDKRRERKRRRRDKRSRRKSRRTQESTSDSEIGCTSDYSSEDGVDSRRPARKPKTSSKVSAGGESPSIKEGVTAPWQKNGDTTNMLDQEVESPRGNGELRSNGNAAETKTNRSVDRQPDVVDDRPSKSRSRSMSPKRAMSKSMSISPRGSLSKSPSVSPKRSTSRSPAQSGGRSPPQTSQRNRSISRSPARRSSGSRSPVRSVGSRSPARRSSGSRSPVRSVGSRSPARSLSTSPVRGKSRRSISRSPAKTLPHRSVSRSSVRSLPRRSMSPSPARGKSRRSISRSPAKTQPHRSVSRSSVRSLPQRSMSPSPARGKSRRNISRSPAKTQPHRSVSRSSVRSLPRRSISPSPARAPPQRTISRSPARSAGRSLSRSPVRARRTISRSPIRGSSRRSISRSPARGFSRRSISRSPVRAPSRNNRRSYSRSPVSPARGRSLSRSASPDESPKRIRRGRGFLQQYSYARRYRTPSPDRSPFRSHRYSGRSDRDRYSSYRSYSNRSPRRYRSPPRVRTPPRYRSRRSRTRSRSVSRSPIRYRSRGRGRFSRSPLRSRSPVEKSRSHGSPRAEKRSLSRGRSPSESRSSSGSPSPKRASKDKSKSPSVSPDGRKGLVSYGDGSPDSGQR; the protein is encoded by the exons atgatcaaaaagaaGAATCCGCTGGTCTTCCTGGATGTATCGATTGATGGAGATCCTGCTGAGAGAATGATATTTGAG ATTTTCAATGACATCGTTCCCAAGACTGCAGAAAATTTTCGAGCACTCTGTACAG GTGAAAAAGGAATTGGAACGGCAACTGGAAGACCTCTTCATTACAAAGGATCAATTTTCCACCGCATTGTGAAAGGTTTCATGGCTCAG GGTGGCGATTTTTCCAAACGTGATG GTACTGGTGGAGAGAGCATATATGGGGGGAAGTTTGCAG ACGAGTCTTTCAAGCTTACACATGATGGACCAGGTCTTCTATCCATGGCAAATGCTGGTCCTAATACCAATGGTTCTCAGTTCTTCATCACCTTCAACTCTGCACCCTATCTTGATGG GAAGCATGTTGTCTTTGGGAAGCTTTTGCAAGGACATGACacattgaagaagattgaaaatgtGGGTTCTGAAGAAGGAAAACCTGATGCTTCAGTGAAAATCGTTAATTGTGGTGAATTCCGTGAAA ataagaagaaaacaaataaatcaaaatcaggGAAGGATACTTATTCTGATTCTGATAGTTATGAAACTAGACGACGGGGAAAAGACAAGAAATCTTCCcgggagaagaggaaaaagagaagaagacaccACACATCTGAGTCAGATACCTCATCAGATTCGGAGACTGAAACATCAGAGTCTGACAGTGATTCTGATTCAtattcttcctcatcttcttcccttagTTCTTCAAGTGATGACAGGCgcaggaggagaaagagatctTCTAAGAAGGACAAGTATAGAcgtgaaaaaagaaaaagggacaAACGGCGTGAGAGAAAACGTAGGAGGCGTGATAAGAGATCAAGGCGCAAATCAAGAAG GACGCAGGAGAGTACCAGTGATAGTGAGATTGGATGTACGAGTGACTATAGCTCAGAGGATGGAGTTGATTCTCGTAGGCCAGCTCGGAAGCCTAAAACCTCTTCCAAGGTTTCTG CTGGGGGAGAATCTCCGTCAATCAAGGAGGGTGTAACTGCTCCTTGGCAAAAGAACGGAGATACGACGAATATGCTCGACCAAGAAGTTGAATCCCCGAGGGGAAATGGAGAGCTGCGGAGCAATGGAAATGCAGcagaaaccaagacaaacaGAAGTGTGGATAGACAACCTGATGTTGTTGATGATCGTCCGAGCAAATCTAG GAGCCGGAGCATGAGTCCTAAAAGGGCCATGAGTAAGAGCATGAGTATTAGTCCCCGGGGGAGTTTGAGCAAGAGCCCAAGTGTGAGCCCCAAAAGAAGCACAAGCAGGAGCCCTGCTCAAAGTGGTGGTAGAAGTCCCCCACAGACATCACAGCGGAACAGGAGCATTAGCAGAAGCCCAGCTAGAAGAAGTAGTGGTAGCAGGAGCCCTGTTAGAAGTGTGGGTAGCAGAAGCCCAGCTAGAAGAAGTAGTGGTAGCAGGAGCCCTGTTAGAAGTGTGGGTAGCAGAAGCCCAGCTAGAAGTCTCAGCACAAGTCCAGTGAGGGGCAAATCTCGGAGAAGTATTAGTAGGAGCCCTGCAAAAACTCTGCCACATAGAAGTGTAAGCAGAAGTTCAGTGAGGTCTCTTCCACGGAGAAGCATGAGTCCTAGTCCAGCGAGGGGCAAATCTCGGAGAAGTATTAGTAGGAGCCCTGCAAAAACTCAGCCGCATAGAAGTGTAAGCAGAAGTTCAGTGAGGTCTCTTCCACAGAGAAGCATGAGTCCTAGTCCAGCAAGGGGCAAATCTCGGAGAAATATCAGTAGGAGTCCTGCAAAAACTCAGCCACATAGAAGTGTAAGCAGAAGTTCAGTGAGGTCTCTTCCACGGAGAAGCATTAGTCCTAGTCCAGCAAGAGCCCCACCTCAGAGAACAATTAGCAGAAGCCCTGCTAGATCTGCTGGGAGGAGTTTGAGCAGGAGTCCTGTAAGGGCACGGAGGACCATAAGTAGAAGCCCGATAAGGGGATCATCAAGGAGGAGCATTAGCAGAAGTCCGGCTAGGGGTTTCTCTCGAAGAAGCATTAGCAGAAGTCCAGTAAGGGCGCCTAGCCGAAATAATCGCCGTAGCTATTCAAGGAGCCCTGTGAGTCCTGCACGTGGAAGGAGCTTGTCAAGAAGTGCTTCTCCAGATGAATCGCCTAAGCGCATACGAAGGGGACGGGGTTTCCTCCAGCAGTATTCTTATGCACGGCGGTATCGAACTCCATCTCCAGATCGTTCTCCTTTTAGATCACATCGTTACAGTGGCAGAAGTGATCGTGACAG ATATTCTAGTTACAGAAGCTACTCCAATCGTTCTCCAAGGCGTTATAGAAGCCCACCCCGAGTCAGAACTCCTCCAAG ATACAGAAGCAGAAGAAGCCGTACAAGGAGCCGAAGTGTATCACGGAGCCCAATCCGCTACCGAAGCCGCGGAAGAGGTCGTTTTAGCCGTAGCCCCTTGCGTAGCCGCTCACCTGTTGAGAAATCTAGGTCCCATGGATCACCAAGAGCAGAGAAGCGGTCACTTTCTAGGGGCAGAAGCCCATCAGAGTCGAGGTCCTCATCAGGCTCACCATCTCCCAAAAGGGCGAGCAAAGACAAGTCAAAGTCGCCTTCTGTCAGTCCTGATGGGAGGAAGGGCCTTGTTTCGTATGGAGATGGGTCGCCTGACTCGGGACAAAGGTAG
- the LOC122651942 gene encoding peptidyl-prolyl cis-trans isomerase CYP95 isoform X2: MIKKKNPLVFLDVSIDGDPAERMIFEIFNDIVPKTAENFRALCTGEKGIGTATGRPLHYKGSIFHRIVKGFMAQGGDFSKRDGTGGESIYGGKFADESFKLTHDGPGLLSMANAGPNTNGSQFFITFNSAPYLDGKHVVFGKLLQGHDTLKKIENVGSEEGKPDASVKIVNCGEFRENKKKTNKSKSGKDTYSDSDSYETRRRGKDKKSSREKRKKRRRHHTSESDTSSDSETETSESDSDSDSYSSSSSSLSSSSDDRRRRRKRSSKKDKYRREKRKRDKRRERKRRRRDKRSRRKSRRTQESTSDSEIGCTSDYSSEDGVDSRRPARKPKTSSKVSGGESPSIKEGVTAPWQKNGDTTNMLDQEVESPRGNGELRSNGNAAETKTNRSVDRQPDVVDDRPSKSRSRSMSPKRAMSKSMSISPRGSLSKSPSVSPKRSTSRSPAQSGGRSPPQTSQRNRSISRSPARRSSGSRSPVRSVGSRSPARRSSGSRSPVRSVGSRSPARSLSTSPVRGKSRRSISRSPAKTLPHRSVSRSSVRSLPRRSMSPSPARGKSRRSISRSPAKTQPHRSVSRSSVRSLPQRSMSPSPARGKSRRNISRSPAKTQPHRSVSRSSVRSLPRRSISPSPARAPPQRTISRSPARSAGRSLSRSPVRARRTISRSPIRGSSRRSISRSPARGFSRRSISRSPVRAPSRNNRRSYSRSPVSPARGRSLSRSASPDESPKRIRRGRGFLQQYSYARRYRTPSPDRSPFRSHRYSGRSDRDRYSSYRSYSNRSPRRYRSPPRVRTPPRYRSRRSRTRSRSVSRSPIRYRSRGRGRFSRSPLRSRSPVEKSRSHGSPRAEKRSLSRGRSPSESRSSSGSPSPKRASKDKSKSPSVSPDGRKGLVSYGDGSPDSGQR; encoded by the exons atgatcaaaaagaaGAATCCGCTGGTCTTCCTGGATGTATCGATTGATGGAGATCCTGCTGAGAGAATGATATTTGAG ATTTTCAATGACATCGTTCCCAAGACTGCAGAAAATTTTCGAGCACTCTGTACAG GTGAAAAAGGAATTGGAACGGCAACTGGAAGACCTCTTCATTACAAAGGATCAATTTTCCACCGCATTGTGAAAGGTTTCATGGCTCAG GGTGGCGATTTTTCCAAACGTGATG GTACTGGTGGAGAGAGCATATATGGGGGGAAGTTTGCAG ACGAGTCTTTCAAGCTTACACATGATGGACCAGGTCTTCTATCCATGGCAAATGCTGGTCCTAATACCAATGGTTCTCAGTTCTTCATCACCTTCAACTCTGCACCCTATCTTGATGG GAAGCATGTTGTCTTTGGGAAGCTTTTGCAAGGACATGACacattgaagaagattgaaaatgtGGGTTCTGAAGAAGGAAAACCTGATGCTTCAGTGAAAATCGTTAATTGTGGTGAATTCCGTGAAA ataagaagaaaacaaataaatcaaaatcaggGAAGGATACTTATTCTGATTCTGATAGTTATGAAACTAGACGACGGGGAAAAGACAAGAAATCTTCCcgggagaagaggaaaaagagaagaagacaccACACATCTGAGTCAGATACCTCATCAGATTCGGAGACTGAAACATCAGAGTCTGACAGTGATTCTGATTCAtattcttcctcatcttcttcccttagTTCTTCAAGTGATGACAGGCgcaggaggagaaagagatctTCTAAGAAGGACAAGTATAGAcgtgaaaaaagaaaaagggacaAACGGCGTGAGAGAAAACGTAGGAGGCGTGATAAGAGATCAAGGCGCAAATCAAGAAG GACGCAGGAGAGTACCAGTGATAGTGAGATTGGATGTACGAGTGACTATAGCTCAGAGGATGGAGTTGATTCTCGTAGGCCAGCTCGGAAGCCTAAAACCTCTTCCAAGGTTTCTG GGGGAGAATCTCCGTCAATCAAGGAGGGTGTAACTGCTCCTTGGCAAAAGAACGGAGATACGACGAATATGCTCGACCAAGAAGTTGAATCCCCGAGGGGAAATGGAGAGCTGCGGAGCAATGGAAATGCAGcagaaaccaagacaaacaGAAGTGTGGATAGACAACCTGATGTTGTTGATGATCGTCCGAGCAAATCTAG GAGCCGGAGCATGAGTCCTAAAAGGGCCATGAGTAAGAGCATGAGTATTAGTCCCCGGGGGAGTTTGAGCAAGAGCCCAAGTGTGAGCCCCAAAAGAAGCACAAGCAGGAGCCCTGCTCAAAGTGGTGGTAGAAGTCCCCCACAGACATCACAGCGGAACAGGAGCATTAGCAGAAGCCCAGCTAGAAGAAGTAGTGGTAGCAGGAGCCCTGTTAGAAGTGTGGGTAGCAGAAGCCCAGCTAGAAGAAGTAGTGGTAGCAGGAGCCCTGTTAGAAGTGTGGGTAGCAGAAGCCCAGCTAGAAGTCTCAGCACAAGTCCAGTGAGGGGCAAATCTCGGAGAAGTATTAGTAGGAGCCCTGCAAAAACTCTGCCACATAGAAGTGTAAGCAGAAGTTCAGTGAGGTCTCTTCCACGGAGAAGCATGAGTCCTAGTCCAGCGAGGGGCAAATCTCGGAGAAGTATTAGTAGGAGCCCTGCAAAAACTCAGCCGCATAGAAGTGTAAGCAGAAGTTCAGTGAGGTCTCTTCCACAGAGAAGCATGAGTCCTAGTCCAGCAAGGGGCAAATCTCGGAGAAATATCAGTAGGAGTCCTGCAAAAACTCAGCCACATAGAAGTGTAAGCAGAAGTTCAGTGAGGTCTCTTCCACGGAGAAGCATTAGTCCTAGTCCAGCAAGAGCCCCACCTCAGAGAACAATTAGCAGAAGCCCTGCTAGATCTGCTGGGAGGAGTTTGAGCAGGAGTCCTGTAAGGGCACGGAGGACCATAAGTAGAAGCCCGATAAGGGGATCATCAAGGAGGAGCATTAGCAGAAGTCCGGCTAGGGGTTTCTCTCGAAGAAGCATTAGCAGAAGTCCAGTAAGGGCGCCTAGCCGAAATAATCGCCGTAGCTATTCAAGGAGCCCTGTGAGTCCTGCACGTGGAAGGAGCTTGTCAAGAAGTGCTTCTCCAGATGAATCGCCTAAGCGCATACGAAGGGGACGGGGTTTCCTCCAGCAGTATTCTTATGCACGGCGGTATCGAACTCCATCTCCAGATCGTTCTCCTTTTAGATCACATCGTTACAGTGGCAGAAGTGATCGTGACAG ATATTCTAGTTACAGAAGCTACTCCAATCGTTCTCCAAGGCGTTATAGAAGCCCACCCCGAGTCAGAACTCCTCCAAG ATACAGAAGCAGAAGAAGCCGTACAAGGAGCCGAAGTGTATCACGGAGCCCAATCCGCTACCGAAGCCGCGGAAGAGGTCGTTTTAGCCGTAGCCCCTTGCGTAGCCGCTCACCTGTTGAGAAATCTAGGTCCCATGGATCACCAAGAGCAGAGAAGCGGTCACTTTCTAGGGGCAGAAGCCCATCAGAGTCGAGGTCCTCATCAGGCTCACCATCTCCCAAAAGGGCGAGCAAAGACAAGTCAAAGTCGCCTTCTGTCAGTCCTGATGGGAGGAAGGGCCTTGTTTCGTATGGAGATGGGTCGCCTGACTCGGGACAAAGGTAG
- the LOC122651942 gene encoding peptidyl-prolyl cis-trans isomerase CYP95 isoform X5 has product MIKKKNPLVFLDVSIDGDPAERMIFEIFNDIVPKTAENFRALCTGEKGIGTATGRPLHYKGSIFHRIVKGFMAQGGDFSKRDGTGGESIYGGKFADESFKLTHDGPGLLSMANAGPNTNGSQFFITFNSAPYLDGKHVVFGKLLQGHDTLKKIENVGSEEGKPDASVKIVNCGEFRENKKKTNKSKSGKDTYSDSDSYETRRRGKDKKSSREKRKKRRRHHTSESDTSSDSETETSESDSDSDSYSSSSSSLSSSSDDRRRRRKRSSKKDKYRREKRKRDKRRERKRRRRDKRSRRKSRRTQESTSDSEIGCTSDYSSEDGVDSRRPARKPKTSSKVSAGGESPSIKEGVTAPWQKNGDTTNMLDQEVESPRGNGELRSNGNAAETKTNRSVDRQPDVVDDRPSKSRSRSMSPKRAMSKSMSISPRGSLSKSPSVSPKRSTSRSPAQSGGRSPPQTSQRNRSISRSPARRSSGSRSPVRSVGSRSPARRSSGSRSPVRSVGSRSPARSLSTSPVRGKSRRSISRSPAKTLPHRSVSRSSVRSLPRRSMSPSPARGKSRRSISRSPAKTQPHRSVSRSSVRSLPRRSISPSPARAPPQRTISRSPARSAGRSLSRSPVRARRTISRSPIRGSSRRSISRSPARGFSRRSISRSPVRAPSRNNRRSYSRSPVSPARGRSLSRSASPDESPKRIRRGRGFLQQYSYARRYRTPSPDRSPFRSHRYSGRSDRDRYSSYRSYSNRSPRRYRSPPRVRTPPRYRSRRSRTRSRSVSRSPIRYRSRGRGRFSRSPLRSRSPVEKSRSHGSPRAEKRSLSRGRSPSESRSSSGSPSPKRASKDKSKSPSVSPDGRKGLVSYGDGSPDSGQR; this is encoded by the exons atgatcaaaaagaaGAATCCGCTGGTCTTCCTGGATGTATCGATTGATGGAGATCCTGCTGAGAGAATGATATTTGAG ATTTTCAATGACATCGTTCCCAAGACTGCAGAAAATTTTCGAGCACTCTGTACAG GTGAAAAAGGAATTGGAACGGCAACTGGAAGACCTCTTCATTACAAAGGATCAATTTTCCACCGCATTGTGAAAGGTTTCATGGCTCAG GGTGGCGATTTTTCCAAACGTGATG GTACTGGTGGAGAGAGCATATATGGGGGGAAGTTTGCAG ACGAGTCTTTCAAGCTTACACATGATGGACCAGGTCTTCTATCCATGGCAAATGCTGGTCCTAATACCAATGGTTCTCAGTTCTTCATCACCTTCAACTCTGCACCCTATCTTGATGG GAAGCATGTTGTCTTTGGGAAGCTTTTGCAAGGACATGACacattgaagaagattgaaaatgtGGGTTCTGAAGAAGGAAAACCTGATGCTTCAGTGAAAATCGTTAATTGTGGTGAATTCCGTGAAA ataagaagaaaacaaataaatcaaaatcaggGAAGGATACTTATTCTGATTCTGATAGTTATGAAACTAGACGACGGGGAAAAGACAAGAAATCTTCCcgggagaagaggaaaaagagaagaagacaccACACATCTGAGTCAGATACCTCATCAGATTCGGAGACTGAAACATCAGAGTCTGACAGTGATTCTGATTCAtattcttcctcatcttcttcccttagTTCTTCAAGTGATGACAGGCgcaggaggagaaagagatctTCTAAGAAGGACAAGTATAGAcgtgaaaaaagaaaaagggacaAACGGCGTGAGAGAAAACGTAGGAGGCGTGATAAGAGATCAAGGCGCAAATCAAGAAG GACGCAGGAGAGTACCAGTGATAGTGAGATTGGATGTACGAGTGACTATAGCTCAGAGGATGGAGTTGATTCTCGTAGGCCAGCTCGGAAGCCTAAAACCTCTTCCAAGGTTTCTG CTGGGGGAGAATCTCCGTCAATCAAGGAGGGTGTAACTGCTCCTTGGCAAAAGAACGGAGATACGACGAATATGCTCGACCAAGAAGTTGAATCCCCGAGGGGAAATGGAGAGCTGCGGAGCAATGGAAATGCAGcagaaaccaagacaaacaGAAGTGTGGATAGACAACCTGATGTTGTTGATGATCGTCCGAGCAAATCTAG GAGCCGGAGCATGAGTCCTAAAAGGGCCATGAGTAAGAGCATGAGTATTAGTCCCCGGGGGAGTTTGAGCAAGAGCCCAAGTGTGAGCCCCAAAAGAAGCACAAGCAGGAGCCCTGCTCAAAGTGGTGGTAGAAGTCCCCCACAGACATCACAGCGGAACAGGAGCATTAGCAGAAGCCCAGCTAGAAGAAGTAGTGGTAGCAGGAGCCCTGTTAGAAGTGTGGGTAGCAGAAGCCCAGCTAGAAGAAGTAGTGGTAGCAGGAGCCCTGTTAGAAGTGTGGGTAGCAGAAGCCCAGCTAGAAGTCTCAGCACAAGTCCAGTGAGGGGCAAATCTCGGAGAAGTATTAGTAGGAGCCCTGCAAAAACTCTGCCACATAGAAGTGTAAGCAGAAGTTCAGTGAGGTCTCTTCCACGGAGAAGCATGAGTCCTAGTCCAGCGAGGGGCAAATCTCGGAGAAGTATTAGTAGGAGCCCTGCAAAAACTCAGCCGCATAGAAGTGTAAGCAGAAGTTCAGTGAG GTCTCTTCCACGGAGAAGCATTAGTCCTAGTCCAGCAAGAGCCCCACCTCAGAGAACAATTAGCAGAAGCCCTGCTAGATCTGCTGGGAGGAGTTTGAGCAGGAGTCCTGTAAGGGCACGGAGGACCATAAGTAGAAGCCCGATAAGGGGATCATCAAGGAGGAGCATTAGCAGAAGTCCGGCTAGGGGTTTCTCTCGAAGAAGCATTAGCAGAAGTCCAGTAAGGGCGCCTAGCCGAAATAATCGCCGTAGCTATTCAAGGAGCCCTGTGAGTCCTGCACGTGGAAGGAGCTTGTCAAGAAGTGCTTCTCCAGATGAATCGCCTAAGCGCATACGAAGGGGACGGGGTTTCCTCCAGCAGTATTCTTATGCACGGCGGTATCGAACTCCATCTCCAGATCGTTCTCCTTTTAGATCACATCGTTACAGTGGCAGAAGTGATCGTGACAG ATATTCTAGTTACAGAAGCTACTCCAATCGTTCTCCAAGGCGTTATAGAAGCCCACCCCGAGTCAGAACTCCTCCAAG ATACAGAAGCAGAAGAAGCCGTACAAGGAGCCGAAGTGTATCACGGAGCCCAATCCGCTACCGAAGCCGCGGAAGAGGTCGTTTTAGCCGTAGCCCCTTGCGTAGCCGCTCACCTGTTGAGAAATCTAGGTCCCATGGATCACCAAGAGCAGAGAAGCGGTCACTTTCTAGGGGCAGAAGCCCATCAGAGTCGAGGTCCTCATCAGGCTCACCATCTCCCAAAAGGGCGAGCAAAGACAAGTCAAAGTCGCCTTCTGTCAGTCCTGATGGGAGGAAGGGCCTTGTTTCGTATGGAGATGGGTCGCCTGACTCGGGACAAAGGTAG
- the LOC122651942 gene encoding peptidyl-prolyl cis-trans isomerase CYP95 isoform X6 — MIKKKNPLVFLDVSIDGDPAERMIFEIFNDIVPKTAENFRALCTGEKGIGTATGRPLHYKGSIFHRIVKGFMAQGGDFSKRDGTGGESIYGGKFADESFKLTHDGPGLLSMANAGPNTNGSQFFITFNSAPYLDGKHVVFGKLLQGHDTLKKIENVGSEEGKPDASVKIVNCGEFRENKKKTNKSKSGKDTYSDSDSYETRRRGKDKKSSREKRKKRRRHHTSESDTSSDSETETSESDSDSDSYSSSSSSLSSSSDDRRRRRKRSSKKDKYRREKRKRDKRRERKRRRRDKRSRRKSRRTQESTSDSEIGCTSDYSSEDGVDSRRPARKPKTSSKVSAGGESPSIKEGVTAPWQKNGDTTNMLDQEVESPRGNGELRSNGNAAETKTNRSVDRQPDVVDDRPSKSRSRSMSPKRAMSKSMSISPRGSLSKSPSVSPKRSTSRSPAQSGGRSPPQTSQRNRSISRSPARRSSGSRSPVRSVGSRSPARRSSGSRSPVRSVGSRSPARSLSTSPVRGKSRRSISRSPAKTLPHRSVSRSSVRSLPRRSISPSPARAPPQRTISRSPARSAGRSLSRSPVRARRTISRSPIRGSSRRSISRSPARGFSRRSISRSPVRAPSRNNRRSYSRSPVSPARGRSLSRSASPDESPKRIRRGRGFLQQYSYARRYRTPSPDRSPFRSHRYSGRSDRDRYSSYRSYSNRSPRRYRSPPRVRTPPRYRSRRSRTRSRSVSRSPIRYRSRGRGRFSRSPLRSRSPVEKSRSHGSPRAEKRSLSRGRSPSESRSSSGSPSPKRASKDKSKSPSVSPDGRKGLVSYGDGSPDSGQR; from the exons atgatcaaaaagaaGAATCCGCTGGTCTTCCTGGATGTATCGATTGATGGAGATCCTGCTGAGAGAATGATATTTGAG ATTTTCAATGACATCGTTCCCAAGACTGCAGAAAATTTTCGAGCACTCTGTACAG GTGAAAAAGGAATTGGAACGGCAACTGGAAGACCTCTTCATTACAAAGGATCAATTTTCCACCGCATTGTGAAAGGTTTCATGGCTCAG GGTGGCGATTTTTCCAAACGTGATG GTACTGGTGGAGAGAGCATATATGGGGGGAAGTTTGCAG ACGAGTCTTTCAAGCTTACACATGATGGACCAGGTCTTCTATCCATGGCAAATGCTGGTCCTAATACCAATGGTTCTCAGTTCTTCATCACCTTCAACTCTGCACCCTATCTTGATGG GAAGCATGTTGTCTTTGGGAAGCTTTTGCAAGGACATGACacattgaagaagattgaaaatgtGGGTTCTGAAGAAGGAAAACCTGATGCTTCAGTGAAAATCGTTAATTGTGGTGAATTCCGTGAAA ataagaagaaaacaaataaatcaaaatcaggGAAGGATACTTATTCTGATTCTGATAGTTATGAAACTAGACGACGGGGAAAAGACAAGAAATCTTCCcgggagaagaggaaaaagagaagaagacaccACACATCTGAGTCAGATACCTCATCAGATTCGGAGACTGAAACATCAGAGTCTGACAGTGATTCTGATTCAtattcttcctcatcttcttcccttagTTCTTCAAGTGATGACAGGCgcaggaggagaaagagatctTCTAAGAAGGACAAGTATAGAcgtgaaaaaagaaaaagggacaAACGGCGTGAGAGAAAACGTAGGAGGCGTGATAAGAGATCAAGGCGCAAATCAAGAAG GACGCAGGAGAGTACCAGTGATAGTGAGATTGGATGTACGAGTGACTATAGCTCAGAGGATGGAGTTGATTCTCGTAGGCCAGCTCGGAAGCCTAAAACCTCTTCCAAGGTTTCTG CTGGGGGAGAATCTCCGTCAATCAAGGAGGGTGTAACTGCTCCTTGGCAAAAGAACGGAGATACGACGAATATGCTCGACCAAGAAGTTGAATCCCCGAGGGGAAATGGAGAGCTGCGGAGCAATGGAAATGCAGcagaaaccaagacaaacaGAAGTGTGGATAGACAACCTGATGTTGTTGATGATCGTCCGAGCAAATCTAG GAGCCGGAGCATGAGTCCTAAAAGGGCCATGAGTAAGAGCATGAGTATTAGTCCCCGGGGGAGTTTGAGCAAGAGCCCAAGTGTGAGCCCCAAAAGAAGCACAAGCAGGAGCCCTGCTCAAAGTGGTGGTAGAAGTCCCCCACAGACATCACAGCGGAACAGGAGCATTAGCAGAAGCCCAGCTAGAAGAAGTAGTGGTAGCAGGAGCCCTGTTAGAAGTGTGGGTAGCAGAAGCCCAGCTAGAAGAAGTAGTGGTAGCAGGAGCCCTGTTAGAAGTGTGGGTAGCAGAAGCCCAGCTAGAAGTCTCAGCACAAGTCCAGTGAGGGGCAAATCTCGGAGAAGTATTAGTAGGAGCCCTGCAAAAACTCTGCCACATAGAAGTGTAAGCAGAAGTTCAGTGAG GTCTCTTCCACGGAGAAGCATTAGTCCTAGTCCAGCAAGAGCCCCACCTCAGAGAACAATTAGCAGAAGCCCTGCTAGATCTGCTGGGAGGAGTTTGAGCAGGAGTCCTGTAAGGGCACGGAGGACCATAAGTAGAAGCCCGATAAGGGGATCATCAAGGAGGAGCATTAGCAGAAGTCCGGCTAGGGGTTTCTCTCGAAGAAGCATTAGCAGAAGTCCAGTAAGGGCGCCTAGCCGAAATAATCGCCGTAGCTATTCAAGGAGCCCTGTGAGTCCTGCACGTGGAAGGAGCTTGTCAAGAAGTGCTTCTCCAGATGAATCGCCTAAGCGCATACGAAGGGGACGGGGTTTCCTCCAGCAGTATTCTTATGCACGGCGGTATCGAACTCCATCTCCAGATCGTTCTCCTTTTAGATCACATCGTTACAGTGGCAGAAGTGATCGTGACAG ATATTCTAGTTACAGAAGCTACTCCAATCGTTCTCCAAGGCGTTATAGAAGCCCACCCCGAGTCAGAACTCCTCCAAG ATACAGAAGCAGAAGAAGCCGTACAAGGAGCCGAAGTGTATCACGGAGCCCAATCCGCTACCGAAGCCGCGGAAGAGGTCGTTTTAGCCGTAGCCCCTTGCGTAGCCGCTCACCTGTTGAGAAATCTAGGTCCCATGGATCACCAAGAGCAGAGAAGCGGTCACTTTCTAGGGGCAGAAGCCCATCAGAGTCGAGGTCCTCATCAGGCTCACCATCTCCCAAAAGGGCGAGCAAAGACAAGTCAAAGTCGCCTTCTGTCAGTCCTGATGGGAGGAAGGGCCTTGTTTCGTATGGAGATGGGTCGCCTGACTCGGGACAAAGGTAG